One Streptococcus gallolyticus subsp. gallolyticus DSM 16831 DNA window includes the following coding sequences:
- a CDS encoding carbohydrate-binding domain-containing protein — MKTKQTLLYSVCALTLLSLGACSQTSSTSSTSSSSSTVASTTSASTSTDANTDYFTETDLTSTYDESSASTIKLSDSSAKVSGDGVSVDGSTVTISEAGTYIVSGESDGVQIKVTAADSDKVQIVLNGVTMTGSDALIAVTSADKVVITSADGTTNTLTDSEHTTDDYSAAIYSKSDLTFNGSGTLTVEGNYNNAIKGSDDVKFTGGTYNITSTVKHAISANDAIDIYNSTLNLTSTEDAIHSDNDEDTSLGNIYIQSGNITINAGDDGIHASNDFVIDGGTIDIQSCVEGLEGKTITINDGTISINASDDGINATDWAFTGDEMEAQDGVLITINGGDITINMADGDTDGIDSNGDLVVNGGTINITGQSAFDFSGNATYNGGTLIVNGETETEITESGPGAGGGPGGF, encoded by the coding sequence ATGAAAACAAAACAGACATTATTATATAGCGTATGTGCGCTTACTTTGCTAAGTTTGGGCGCGTGTTCTCAAACAAGTAGCACATCATCAACGTCAAGTTCATCATCGACAGTAGCAAGTACAACGTCAGCAAGCACTTCGACAGATGCTAATACTGATTATTTCACTGAAACTGACTTAACATCAACCTACGACGAATCATCAGCATCAACGATTAAATTATCGGATTCATCAGCCAAAGTATCTGGTGACGGTGTTAGCGTGGATGGCTCAACAGTTACGATTTCTGAAGCAGGAACTTACATTGTTTCAGGTGAAAGTGACGGGGTTCAAATCAAAGTTACTGCCGCTGACTCTGACAAGGTTCAGATTGTTCTCAACGGTGTCACAATGACAGGAAGCGATGCTTTGATTGCAGTCACATCAGCCGATAAAGTGGTGATTACATCTGCAGACGGTACAACGAATACTTTGACGGACTCTGAACATACAACAGATGATTACAGTGCAGCCATTTACAGTAAAAGCGATTTAACCTTTAACGGTTCTGGAACATTGACTGTCGAAGGTAATTATAACAATGCTATCAAGGGAAGTGACGACGTTAAATTTACAGGCGGAACGTATAATATCACATCAACCGTTAAACATGCTATTTCGGCAAATGACGCTATCGATATTTATAATTCAACCCTTAATTTAACTTCTACCGAAGATGCTATTCATTCCGATAATGACGAAGATACTTCTTTAGGAAATATCTACATTCAATCAGGAAATATTACCATTAATGCAGGTGATGACGGTATCCACGCTTCTAATGATTTTGTAATTGACGGCGGAACAATCGATATTCAATCATGTGTCGAAGGTTTGGAAGGTAAGACTATCACAATCAACGACGGTACTATCTCAATTAACGCCTCAGATGACGGTATCAATGCGACAGACTGGGCATTTACAGGTGACGAAATGGAAGCACAAGATGGCGTTCTCATCACAATCAACGGCGGGGATATTACAATCAATATGGCAGACGGTGACACAGACGGTATTGACTCAAATGGTGATTTAGTAGTTAACGGTGGAACAATTAATATCACTGGACAATCAGCCTTTGACTTCAGTGGTAATGCAACTTACAATGGCGGCACTTTGATTGTCAACGGTGAAACAGAAACAGAAATTACTGAAAGTGGACCTGGTGCCGGCGGAGGTCCTGGTGGATTTTAA
- a CDS encoding bifunctional glycosyltransferase family 2/GtrA family protein, whose amino-acid sequence MYIIIPAYEPDQRLVQVVQDIKEELQADIIVVNDGSDASYDTFYHQVEQLGATVLIHPNNLGKGAALKTAFTHIQTVSVNSDIMITVDSDGQHLIKDIVKVARATQHHPESIVLGARAFVGKVPARSRFGNKVTAQLFRLVTGVAITDTQTGLRGLSTELIPWLLSLKGERFEYEFNMLLEADRSGYDIHEVPIETVYIEGNESSHFRPIQDSIRIYSPFLKFSGASILAAIVDALALFTLVALTKNLLISVILARLISATTQCLLNANLVFNRSNPLLISIVRYFLLVAVILTCNYFMLKVLISIGLGLILSKLLTETILFILSYRVQRKFIFN is encoded by the coding sequence ATGTACATTATCATTCCAGCTTATGAACCAGACCAGCGGCTTGTTCAAGTCGTGCAAGATATCAAAGAAGAACTTCAAGCAGATATCATTGTTGTCAATGATGGTAGCGACGCTTCTTATGACACGTTTTATCATCAAGTTGAACAACTTGGGGCTACGGTGCTGATTCACCCCAACAATCTTGGAAAAGGTGCAGCGCTCAAGACAGCTTTTACGCATATTCAAACCGTATCTGTCAATAGTGATATTATGATTACGGTTGATAGTGATGGGCAACATTTAATTAAAGATATTGTCAAAGTTGCACGTGCGACGCAACATCATCCAGAAAGCATCGTCCTTGGTGCGCGTGCTTTTGTCGGAAAAGTGCCTGCTAGAAGCCGTTTTGGAAATAAAGTAACCGCTCAACTTTTCCGATTAGTGACAGGAGTAGCCATTACTGATACTCAAACTGGCTTACGTGGTTTATCGACAGAATTAATCCCTTGGCTGTTATCGCTAAAAGGCGAACGTTTCGAGTATGAATTTAATATGTTGCTTGAAGCGGATCGGAGCGGCTATGACATTCATGAAGTTCCAATCGAAACGGTCTATATCGAAGGGAACGAAAGCTCTCATTTTCGACCAATTCAAGATTCTATTCGGATTTACAGCCCGTTTTTAAAATTCTCTGGCGCGTCTATTTTGGCAGCGATAGTTGATGCATTAGCATTATTTACGCTGGTCGCTTTAACTAAAAATCTCTTAATTTCTGTTATTTTAGCGCGCCTTATCAGTGCAACAACCCAATGCTTACTAAATGCAAATCTTGTTTTCAATCGAAGTAATCCACTTTTGATCTCGATTGTTCGGTATTTCCTATTAGTCGCTGTCATTTTGACTTGTAATTATTTTATGTTAAAAGTTCTGATTAGCATTGGACTTGGTTTAATTCTCTCAAAACTTTTGACCGAGACAATCCTCTTTATCCTAAGTTATCGTGTTCAACGAAAATTTATTTTCAATTAA
- the coaC gene encoding phosphopantothenoylcysteine decarboxylase: MTKTIVLAVSGSISAYKAADLSNQLTKLGYQVHVLMTEAATQFITPLTLQVLSKNPVHLDVMKEDDPKVVNHIELAKQADLFVVAPASANTIAKLAHGIADNIVTATALALPTDTPKLIAPAMNTKMYDNPLTQRNLQILQEVGYQEIEPRSSMLACGDVGRGALAELDVIIQKIQDTIEN, encoded by the coding sequence ATGACTAAAACAATCGTACTGGCTGTTTCAGGGAGCATTTCTGCCTATAAAGCAGCTGATTTAAGCAATCAGTTAACCAAATTAGGGTATCAAGTGCACGTTTTAATGACTGAAGCTGCAACGCAATTTATAACGCCACTAACATTGCAAGTTTTATCAAAAAATCCTGTTCATCTTGATGTTATGAAGGAAGACGACCCAAAAGTTGTTAATCATATTGAACTAGCAAAACAAGCCGACTTATTCGTAGTTGCTCCTGCTTCTGCTAATACAATCGCTAAATTAGCTCATGGTATCGCAGATAATATTGTCACAGCAACTGCGCTAGCTTTGCCGACAGATACTCCAAAATTGATTGCGCCAGCTATGAATACCAAGATGTATGACAATCCACTAACGCAACGCAATTTACAAATCTTGCAAGAAGTCGGTTATCAAGAAATTGAACCGCGTTCAAGCATGCTTGCCTGCGGTGATGTTGGACGTGGTGCTCTTGCTGAATTAGACGTTATCATTCAAAAAATTCAAGACACCATTGAGAACTAA
- a CDS encoding NRAMP family divalent metal transporter: MTENIEQQSNWRTKLKALGPGILMASAAVGGSHIVSSTQAGAIYGWQLALVILLINIFKYPFFRFGSQYTMENDKSLIEGYAEKGKGWLAIFFVLNIFSAIVNTAGVGILCAAILYNIFPNGFGLSISQLTTIIIVIIWAMLLIGGYKFLDSLAKWVMTALTIATVVAVVIALFKHREYAPDFEAPTPWRMAALPFIVSLMGWMPCPIEISAINSMWSVEKRKQVKMSEADAIFDFNTGYIGTAILALIFCALGALIQFGSGEEVQSASAAYIAQFVNMYASVLGEWSRFLITLIAFLCIFGTVITVIDGYSRANNEALRLLLDKKEASQKALYGWMTLTAVIGLVIVYLFAGNVATMLRFAMIASFITTPFFAYLNYSLVNNKEHQVKPWLKRLSIIGLVYLFGFALFFIIAWLTGNV; the protein is encoded by the coding sequence ATGACTGAAAATATAGAACAACAATCGAATTGGCGAACTAAGCTAAAAGCGCTTGGTCCAGGTATCTTGATGGCTTCTGCCGCAGTTGGCGGCTCACATATTGTATCTTCTACTCAAGCAGGAGCTATCTATGGCTGGCAATTAGCGCTAGTGATTCTTCTCATCAATATTTTCAAATACCCATTTTTCCGTTTTGGGTCACAATATACCATGGAAAATGACAAGAGTTTGATTGAAGGATATGCTGAAAAAGGTAAAGGTTGGTTAGCGATTTTCTTTGTTTTGAATATTTTCTCAGCTATCGTTAACACAGCAGGGGTCGGTATTCTTTGTGCAGCTATTCTTTACAACATTTTTCCAAATGGATTCGGGCTAAGCATTTCTCAATTAACAACAATTATCATCGTGATTATTTGGGCAATGTTGTTGATTGGTGGTTACAAATTCCTTGATTCGTTAGCAAAATGGGTCATGACAGCCTTGACAATTGCGACTGTTGTAGCTGTGGTTATTGCTCTATTTAAACACCGTGAATACGCACCAGATTTTGAAGCTCCTACGCCTTGGCGTATGGCAGCTCTGCCATTTATTGTATCATTGATGGGTTGGATGCCTTGTCCGATTGAAATTTCAGCAATCAACTCAATGTGGTCTGTCGAAAAGCGCAAACAAGTCAAAATGTCAGAAGCAGATGCTATTTTTGATTTCAATACTGGTTATATCGGAACAGCCATTTTAGCCCTCATTTTCTGTGCTTTGGGTGCCCTTATTCAATTTGGTTCAGGTGAAGAAGTACAAAGCGCTTCAGCAGCTTACATTGCTCAATTTGTCAATATGTACGCTTCTGTTCTTGGCGAATGGTCTCGTTTCTTGATTACGCTTATTGCTTTCCTATGTATTTTCGGAACGGTTATCACAGTTATTGACGGGTATTCACGTGCGAATAACGAAGCGCTTCGTCTACTTCTTGACAAAAAGGAAGCTTCTCAAAAAGCACTTTATGGTTGGATGACATTGACAGCAGTTATTGGATTGGTCATTGTTTATCTTTTTGCTGGTAATGTTGCAACAATGCTTCGCTTTGCAATGATTGCATCATTCATCACAACGCCATTCTTTGCTTATCTTAATTATTCATTAGTAAATAACAAAGAACATCAAGTTAAACCTTGGCTTAAAAGGTTATCAATCATTGGTCTTGTTTATCTATTTGGTTTCGCTTTATTCTTTATCATCGCATGGCTAACTGGTAACGTCTAA
- a CDS encoding phospho-sugar mutase — translation MTYTENYQKWLDFAELPDYLREELVAMDEKTKEDAFYTNLEFGTAGMRGIIGAGTNRINIYVVRQATEGLAKLIETKGEDVKKRGVAIAYDSRHFSPEFAFESAQVLAKHGIKAYVFESLRPTPELSFAVRHLGTFAGIMVTASHNPAPFNGYKVYGEDGGQMPPADADALTDFIRAIEDPFAIELADLEESKASGLIEVIGEAVDAEYLKEVKDVNINQKLIDEYGKDMKIVYTPLHGTGEMLARRALAQAGFDSVQVVEAQAVPDPDFSTVKSPNPENQEAFALAEELGRKVDADVLVATDPDADRLGVEIRQADGSYRNLSGNQIGAIIAKYILEAHKTAGTLPENAALAKSIVSTELVTKIAESYGATMFNVLTGFKFIAEKIQEFEEKHNHTYMFGFEESFGYLIKPFVRDKDAVQAVLIVAEIAAYYRSRGLTLADGIEEIYKEYGYFAEKTISVTLSGVDGAAEIKKIMDKFRDNAPAQFNTTDIAKTEDFLAQTATSANGVEKLTTPPSNVLKYTLADDSWIAVRPSGTEPKIKFYIATVGTDLADAEAKIANIEKEINDFVK, via the coding sequence ATGACTTACACTGAAAACTATCAAAAATGGCTTGACTTTGCGGAACTGCCTGACTATCTCCGCGAAGAATTAGTAGCCATGGATGAGAAGACCAAAGAAGACGCCTTCTACACAAACCTTGAGTTTGGTACTGCAGGTATGCGTGGTATCATTGGTGCTGGTACTAACCGCATTAACATCTACGTTGTCCGCCAAGCAACTGAAGGTTTGGCAAAACTCATCGAAACTAAAGGTGAAGACGTTAAAAAACGTGGTGTTGCGATTGCTTACGATTCTCGCCACTTCTCACCAGAATTCGCATTTGAATCTGCTCAAGTTTTAGCAAAACATGGTATTAAAGCTTATGTTTTTGAATCACTTCGTCCAACACCGGAATTGTCATTTGCAGTTCGTCATCTTGGCACATTTGCAGGTATCATGGTAACTGCTAGTCACAACCCAGCTCCATTTAACGGTTACAAAGTTTATGGTGAAGACGGTGGACAAATGCCACCAGCTGACGCTGATGCTTTGACTGACTTTATCCGTGCGATCGAAGACCCGTTTGCTATCGAATTGGCTGACCTTGAAGAAAGCAAGGCTTCTGGTCTTATCGAAGTTATCGGTGAAGCTGTCGATGCTGAATACCTTAAAGAAGTTAAAGATGTTAATATCAACCAAAAATTGATTGATGAATACGGTAAAGACATGAAGATTGTTTACACACCACTTCATGGTACTGGTGAAATGCTTGCTCGTCGCGCACTTGCTCAAGCTGGTTTTGATTCAGTTCAAGTTGTTGAAGCTCAAGCTGTTCCAGACCCAGATTTCTCTACTGTAAAATCCCCAAACCCAGAAAACCAAGAAGCTTTTGCTCTTGCTGAAGAACTTGGTCGCAAAGTTGACGCTGACGTTCTTGTCGCAACTGACCCAGACGCTGACCGTCTCGGTGTTGAAATTCGTCAAGCAGACGGTTCATACCGTAACCTTTCTGGTAACCAAATCGGTGCTATCATCGCTAAATACATTCTTGAGGCTCACAAAACAGCTGGAACTCTTCCAGAAAATGCGGCTTTGGCAAAATCAATCGTTTCAACTGAATTGGTAACAAAAATCGCTGAAAGCTACGGCGCTACAATGTTTAATGTCTTGACTGGTTTCAAATTTATCGCTGAAAAAATTCAAGAATTTGAAGAAAAACACAATCATACTTACATGTTTGGTTTCGAAGAAAGCTTCGGTTACCTCATTAAACCATTCGTACGCGATAAAGATGCCGTTCAAGCTGTTCTTATCGTTGCTGAAATCGCAGCTTACTACCGCTCACGTGGTTTGACATTGGCTGACGGTATCGAAGAAATCTACAAAGAATACGGATACTTCGCAGAAAAAACAATCTCAGTTACACTTAGCGGTGTTGATGGAGCTGCTGAAATCAAGAAAATCATGGATAAGTTCCGTGACAATGCTCCTGCACAATTCAACACAACTGACATTGCAAAAACGGAAGACTTCTTGGCTCAAACAGCCACAAGCGCAAACGGCGTTGAAAAATTGACAACTCCACCAAGCAATGTATTGAAATACACACTTGCAGATGATTCTTGGATTGCTGTTCGCCCTTCAGGTACTGAACCAAAAATCAAATTCTATATCGCTACAGTTGGTACAGACTTAGCTGATGCAGAAGCTAAAATTGCTAATATCGAAAAAGAAATCAACGATTTCGTTAAATAA
- a CDS encoding phosphodiester glycosidase family protein, translating to MRFLKKHAYTLLFSTALLSANVYVLLKTFVIPSAVTKVAAETSSTTASTETGEVTTTDTSYQDDNISITITTGNTSNTTYYVADITLSSADYLKTALAQDTFGTNITETTSSIASSKNAIFAINGDYYGANTSGYVIKNGVIYRSTNRQSDYDDLAIYSDGSFGTFNESDTTAQELLDSGVVNTFAFGPTLVSNGQIAVSESEEVGQAMAENPRTAIGIIETDDGSLHYIVIVSDGRTDESAGLTLYEMAELMQSYGVTTAYNLDGGGSSTMYFNGKVINNPTTSGNTIEERAVSDIVYIGY from the coding sequence ATGAGGTTTCTAAAAAAACATGCTTACACTTTGTTATTTAGCACAGCTTTATTATCTGCAAATGTTTATGTTCTTTTGAAAACATTTGTGATACCATCAGCGGTAACTAAAGTTGCTGCAGAAACAAGTAGCACGACAGCATCGACAGAAACAGGCGAAGTGACGACAACAGATACTTCATATCAAGATGACAATATCTCCATCACCATTACAACAGGAAATACAAGCAATACAACGTATTATGTAGCAGATATTACACTTTCTAGTGCAGATTATTTAAAAACAGCGTTAGCACAGGACACTTTTGGGACGAATATTACAGAAACCACGTCTAGTATAGCTTCAAGTAAAAATGCCATTTTTGCCATTAACGGTGATTATTACGGCGCTAATACGTCAGGTTATGTGATTAAAAACGGTGTGATATATCGTAGCACCAATCGACAATCTGATTATGATGATTTAGCTATCTATTCAGACGGTAGTTTTGGAACGTTTAACGAAAGTGACACGACAGCGCAGGAATTACTAGACAGCGGTGTTGTCAATACCTTTGCTTTTGGTCCAACCCTTGTTTCAAATGGTCAAATTGCTGTTTCTGAATCTGAAGAAGTTGGACAAGCTATGGCAGAAAATCCACGAACAGCTATCGGAATTATCGAAACAGATGACGGTAGTCTGCATTACATCGTTATTGTTTCTGACGGTCGTACGGATGAATCAGCTGGCTTGACCTTGTATGAAATGGCAGAGCTGATGCAATCTTATGGTGTGACGACAGCTTATAATTTGGATGGTGGTGGCTCATCAACCATGTATTTCAACGGTAAAGTCATTAACAATCCAACAACAAGTGGTAACACAATAGAAGAAAGAGCGGTGAGTGACATTGTTTACATCGGTTACTAA
- a CDS encoding ECF transporter S component has translation MKKNKAATDVAIIAIFFAIMLVINFLTSLVFNLWPVPIKPTLVHVPVIIASIVYGPRIGAILGGLMGIMSVTVNTLTLLPTSYLFSPFVENGNFASLIIALVPRILIGITPYFVYKWLHNRTGLVIAGAIGSMTNTIFVLGGIFLLFSNVYNGNIQALLAVVFGTNAIAEMIISAILTLALVPSLQKIKN, from the coding sequence ATGAAAAAAAATAAAGCAGCAACCGATGTTGCTATTATTGCTATCTTCTTTGCTATTATGCTTGTGATAAATTTTCTAACAAGCTTAGTGTTTAACCTTTGGCCTGTTCCAATCAAGCCTACGCTCGTGCATGTTCCAGTTATTATCGCTTCTATTGTCTATGGACCACGAATTGGCGCTATCCTAGGTGGATTAATGGGGATTATGAGTGTTACCGTAAACACTCTGACATTGTTACCAACAAGTTATCTCTTTTCTCCATTTGTTGAAAACGGGAATTTTGCTTCGCTAATCATTGCTCTTGTTCCACGTATTCTAATCGGTATAACACCTTATTTTGTTTATAAATGGTTACATAATAGAACTGGACTCGTTATCGCTGGTGCGATTGGTTCGATGACAAATACCATTTTCGTTTTAGGAGGCATTTTCCTACTCTTCTCAAACGTTTATAACGGAAATATCCAAGCTCTGCTTGCTGTCGTTTTCGGAACAAATGCTATCGCTGAAATGATTATTTCTGCCATTTTAACACTTGCACTTGTTCCAAGTTTACAAAAAATTAAAAATTAA
- a CDS encoding phosphopantothenate--cysteine ligase, protein MKILITSGGTTEKIDSVRGITNHATGSLGKYIAEIFLENGHEVTLVTTKGAVKPQKQPNLTTYIVSNVDSLVETLEPLVKTHDVFIHSMAVSDYTPVYMTDLDEVENAEHISDLLTQQNTESKISSKADYQVLFLKKTPKVISLVKTWNPDIMLIGFKLLVNVSKDELFAVARASLKRNKAHYIVANDLNEINGTQHHAYLLSENDVTEAETKAELAKLIFERVTNHD, encoded by the coding sequence ATGAAAATCTTAATCACATCTGGTGGAACAACCGAAAAAATCGATTCTGTTCGTGGCATTACTAATCACGCAACAGGAAGTTTAGGAAAATACATTGCAGAAATATTTTTAGAAAATGGACACGAGGTGACTTTAGTAACAACCAAAGGAGCTGTCAAACCACAAAAACAACCAAATTTGACAACCTATATCGTCTCAAATGTTGACAGTTTGGTTGAAACTTTAGAGCCACTTGTCAAAACACATGACGTTTTTATTCATAGCATGGCTGTGTCTGATTACACTCCTGTCTATATGACCGATTTAGATGAGGTTGAAAATGCCGAGCATATTTCAGATTTGCTGACACAGCAAAATACCGAATCAAAAATTTCATCTAAAGCAGACTATCAAGTGCTCTTTTTAAAGAAAACACCGAAGGTTATCAGTTTGGTCAAAACATGGAATCCTGATATCATGCTGATTGGCTTTAAATTGTTGGTTAACGTCAGCAAGGATGAATTGTTTGCGGTGGCGCGTGCTAGTTTGAAGAGAAATAAAGCACACTATATCGTCGCCAATGATTTAAATGAAATCAATGGGACACAGCACCACGCTTATTTGCTCAGTGAAAACGACGTAACCGAAGCCGAAACAAAAGCTGAGCTGGCTAAATTAATTTTTGAAAGGGTGACAAATCATGACTAA